AAAGCGAGAAACGCCCGATCACAAAGCATGACCGCGCCCACGGCAGTCCAACGATGGTGATGGCACAGAGGAGGCCTGCGAGCCACCAGCCCATGGCCATCACGAGGCCGCCCAGTACCACCCACAGAATGTTGAGCAGAGAACTGATCATTCCTCCACGATCGTGTGCCATTCAGCGCCATTTTGGCTCGGTTTGAGCCTCTTTCTCCGACAGGCGATCATGAATTGCTTTCTTTCACCGGCGTGACCTCGTGACCAAGACGCCTGTTCAGCGTTTTCTGGAGCATCTGGGACGTGACCCTGTGCTCCAGGTGCAGGTTGAGGCCGCGGTGACCGCGGATGAAGTGGCTTTGCTTGCTCAGCAGCTTGGCTATGCCGTCTCAGGAAGCGACCTGTTGATGCTGTCGCGTCGCCATGCACCCGGTGTTCGTGTCACTCGCGTCGATCATCCTGGTGAATACCCAGGCCG
This region of Synechococcus sp. NOUM97013 genomic DNA includes:
- a CDS encoding Nif11-like leader peptide family natural product precursor — translated: MTKTPVQRFLEHLGRDPVLQVQVEAAVTADEVALLAQQLGYAVSGSDLLMLSRRHAPGVRVTRVDHPGEYPGRYY